The following are from one region of the Fusobacterium varium genome:
- the pflA gene encoding pyruvate formate lyase-activating protein, with protein MENKNIIGNIHSYESFGTVDGPGIRFVLFLQGCPLRCKFCHNPDTWNLTGGKIKESAKETFEKIKKYKGYFGKKGGVTVTGGEPLLQAEFILELFKLCKEEGIHTAIDTSGYIFNDKVKEVLEYTDLVLLDIKAIDEKIYKELTRVELKNTLEFAKYLKEIGKKVWIRHVVVPNITDDDELLDRLAQYVSTLDNVERVEILPYHRLGEFKYKELGMKYTLEGVEELSKERTENAKAIFERYNLKVN; from the coding sequence ATGGAAAATAAAAATATTATTGGTAATATACATTCATATGAGAGTTTTGGAACTGTTGATGGACCAGGAATAAGATTTGTTCTTTTTTTACAAGGTTGTCCTTTGAGATGTAAATTTTGTCACAACCCAGATACTTGGAATTTAACAGGGGGGAAGATAAAAGAATCTGCAAAAGAAACCTTTGAGAAGATAAAAAAATATAAGGGGTATTTTGGAAAAAAAGGAGGAGTTACTGTAACAGGTGGAGAGCCTCTTCTTCAAGCTGAATTTATTTTAGAACTTTTTAAATTATGCAAAGAAGAGGGGATACATACTGCTATTGATACTTCAGGATATATTTTTAATGATAAAGTTAAAGAGGTTTTAGAATATACAGATCTTGTTTTACTAGATATAAAGGCAATTGATGAAAAGATATATAAGGAATTGACAAGAGTAGAATTAAAAAATACCCTTGAGTTTGCTAAATATCTAAAAGAGATTGGAAAGAAAGTTTGGATTAGACATGTAGTAGTACCAAATATTACAGATGATGATGAGCTTTTAGATAGACTTGCACAATATGTATCTACTTTAGATAATGTTGAAAGAGTAGAGATATTACCTTATCATAGATTGGGAGAGTTTAAATATAAAGAATTAGGAATGAAGTATACTCTTGAAGGGGTAGAAGAACTTTCAAAAGAGAGAACTGAAAATGCTAAGGCTATATTTGAAAGATATAATTTAAAAGTTAATTAG